In Verrucomicrobiota bacterium, one genomic interval encodes:
- a CDS encoding efflux RND transporter permease subunit, with product MLQAIVQFSLRFRGVVVALACLLLAFGLYVARNAKLDVFPDFVPPQVVIQTEAPGLSPEQVEALVTRPVETAVNGLGNQEAMRSESIQGLSIITVVFKEGTEIYTARQMLAEKLTAVVGQLPAGVRTPKMSPLTSSTMDMLKVGMLSDKMSPMELRTFADWTVRPRLLAVPGVAKCSVFGGDVRQWQIQVDPEKLRARGVALTDILAAARAATGVQGAGFIENQNQRVLLQTEGQTLDPEILGGVVVAHRDGQSVLLRDLARVVEGVEPKFGDSLIMGKPGILLTMSSQYGANTMEVTRELEVALEELKPVFKQEGITLYPRLHRPATFIETALTNMKGSLALGGILVAVVLFILLGSIRTALISITAIPLSLLTAVIILDKLGITLNTITLGGLAIALGEVVDDSIIDVENIFRRLRENRALAQPRPAFAVVLDASLEVRRAVVFATFVVVLVFLPVLTLTGLQGSFFAPLAQSYILAILASLVMALTLTPALAFLFFGRGVRSLSEPWLQRMLKAAYGWILKWILRVPSLLIILVAAACVWAVTRLPQLGGEFLPEFREGHFVLQVSTAPGTSLPEMMRLGKQLAAALLAHPKIDTVEQQIGRAEQGEDPWGPHRSEFHVELKRMPAEEEEKMSDEIRKILGEFPGIQFEVLTFLGDRIGESISGETAQVVVSLFGDDFDLLDEKGAEVAQVLQTVKGARDVQVKSPPGSPRLTIRLRFDRLSQFGMRPVEVLEAIQTAYQGTVAAQTYRGNQVTDLAVIMADSFRRDPESVGTLMLRNSQGLSVPLSEVAEIEMGNGRFSILREGARRRQTVTCNVENRDIETFVAEARESIRAKVTLPHDLYLNYSGAAEAQQKARHQLLLHSAIAAVGILLLLAVAFRSWRNLLLVLCNLPFALVGGVLTLWLCKKFGESGTLSIGALVGFVTLFGITMRNSIMMISHFENLVKNEGMTWGVDAALRGASERLMPILMTATVTALGLLPLALGAGEAGREIEGPMAMVILGGLATSTLLNLLVLPTLALHFAKFNQAE from the coding sequence ATGTTGCAAGCTATCGTTCAGTTTTCCCTCCGGTTCCGGGGTGTGGTGGTGGCGCTTGCCTGTCTGCTGCTGGCGTTCGGCTTGTACGTGGCCCGGAATGCCAAGCTGGATGTCTTCCCGGACTTTGTGCCGCCCCAGGTGGTCATCCAGACGGAAGCTCCGGGGCTATCCCCCGAGCAGGTCGAGGCGCTCGTGACGCGCCCCGTGGAAACTGCGGTCAACGGCCTCGGCAACCAGGAGGCCATGCGCTCCGAGTCCATCCAGGGGCTTTCCATCATCACCGTGGTGTTCAAGGAGGGCACGGAAATTTATACCGCCCGCCAAATGCTGGCGGAAAAGCTGACGGCGGTGGTCGGGCAGTTGCCGGCCGGTGTCAGGACGCCCAAGATGTCGCCGCTAACCTCATCCACCATGGACATGCTCAAGGTGGGGATGCTCTCCGATAAAATGTCGCCAATGGAACTCCGGACGTTTGCCGATTGGACCGTGCGGCCCAGGTTGTTGGCGGTTCCGGGCGTGGCCAAGTGCAGCGTCTTCGGCGGCGATGTCCGCCAATGGCAAATCCAGGTGGACCCGGAGAAATTGCGGGCGCGCGGGGTGGCGCTGACGGATATCCTGGCGGCCGCGCGTGCGGCCACTGGCGTGCAAGGCGCCGGGTTCATCGAGAACCAGAACCAACGGGTGCTGCTCCAAACCGAGGGGCAGACGCTCGATCCGGAAATCCTGGGCGGCGTGGTGGTGGCGCATCGGGATGGCCAGAGCGTGCTGCTGCGGGATTTGGCCCGGGTGGTGGAGGGCGTGGAGCCGAAGTTCGGCGATTCCCTGATCATGGGCAAGCCGGGCATCCTGCTCACCATGTCGAGCCAATACGGCGCCAACACCATGGAAGTTACGCGGGAACTTGAAGTCGCGCTCGAAGAATTGAAGCCCGTGTTTAAGCAGGAAGGCATCACGCTCTATCCGCGCCTGCATCGCCCCGCTACCTTTATCGAGACGGCCCTCACCAACATGAAAGGCTCCCTGGCGCTGGGCGGCATCCTGGTGGCGGTGGTGTTGTTCATCCTGCTGGGCAGCATCCGCACCGCGCTGATCTCCATCACGGCCATTCCGCTGTCCTTGCTGACGGCGGTCATCATTCTGGACAAGCTGGGCATTACGCTGAACACCATCACCCTGGGCGGATTAGCCATCGCCTTGGGCGAAGTGGTGGACGATTCAATCATTGATGTGGAAAATATCTTTCGCCGATTACGGGAGAATCGGGCGCTGGCCCAACCGCGTCCGGCCTTTGCGGTGGTCCTGGACGCTTCCCTGGAAGTGCGCCGGGCGGTGGTGTTTGCCACGTTCGTGGTGGTGCTGGTGTTCCTGCCGGTGCTGACGCTCACTGGCCTGCAAGGGAGCTTCTTCGCGCCACTGGCGCAAAGCTACATCCTGGCCATCCTGGCCTCGCTGGTCATGGCGCTGACGCTGACGCCCGCGCTGGCCTTCCTTTTTTTTGGCCGGGGGGTTCGCAGCTTATCGGAACCATGGCTGCAACGGATGCTCAAGGCGGCGTACGGCTGGATTCTCAAATGGATTCTGCGCGTTCCCTCGCTGCTGATCATTCTCGTCGCGGCGGCGTGCGTGTGGGCGGTCACCCGGTTGCCGCAATTGGGCGGGGAGTTCCTGCCGGAATTTCGCGAAGGCCATTTCGTCCTGCAAGTCAGCACCGCGCCGGGCACGTCGCTGCCCGAGATGATGCGGCTGGGCAAACAACTGGCGGCTGCCCTCCTGGCGCATCCCAAGATTGACACTGTGGAGCAACAGATCGGCCGGGCAGAGCAGGGGGAGGATCCTTGGGGCCCGCATCGCAGCGAGTTTCACGTTGAATTGAAACGTATGCCTGCTGAGGAAGAGGAAAAGATGTCTGACGAAATCCGCAAAATCCTCGGCGAGTTTCCGGGCATCCAATTTGAAGTGCTCACCTTCCTCGGTGACCGCATTGGTGAATCCATCTCCGGCGAAACCGCTCAGGTGGTGGTCAGCCTCTTTGGCGACGACTTCGATCTGCTGGATGAAAAGGGCGCGGAAGTGGCGCAGGTGCTGCAAACCGTCAAGGGCGCCCGCGATGTGCAAGTCAAGTCGCCGCCCGGTTCGCCGCGCCTGACCATCCGCCTGCGTTTCGACCGCCTTTCGCAATTCGGTATGCGGCCCGTCGAGGTGCTGGAGGCCATCCAAACCGCCTATCAAGGCACCGTGGCCGCGCAGACCTATCGCGGCAACCAAGTCACCGATCTCGCCGTCATCATGGCCGACTCCTTCCGTCGCGACCCGGAATCCGTGGGCACGCTGATGCTCCGCAATTCCCAAGGGCTCTCGGTGCCGCTGAGTGAAGTGGCCGAAATTGAAATGGGCAACGGCCGCTTCAGCATCCTGCGCGAGGGGGCGCGCCGGCGGCAGACCGTCACCTGCAACGTGGAGAATCGTGACATCGAAACCTTCGTGGCCGAGGCCCGCGAGAGCATCCGCGCCAAAGTCACCTTGCCCCACGACCTCTATTTGAACTACAGCGGCGCCGCCGAAGCCCAGCAGAAGGCCCGCCATCAACTCCTCCTCCATTCCGCCATTGCGGCGGTGGGCATCCTGCTGTTGCTGGCGGTGGCCTTTCGTAGCTGGCGCAACCTGCTGCTGGTGCTGTGCAATCTGCCCTTTGCCTTGGTGGGTGGTGTGTTAACCCTTTGGCTTTGCAAGAAGTTCGGCGAGAGCGGCACCTTGAGCATCGGCGCGCTGGTGGGTTTTGTGACCCTCTTCGGCATCACCATGCGCAATTCTATCATGATGATTTCCCACTTTGAGAACCTCGTGAAAAACGAAGGGATGACCTGGGGCGTGGATGCGGCCCTGCGGGGCGCTTCCGAACGCCTGATGCCGATCCTGATGACCGCCACCGTCACCGCGTTGGGGTTGTTGCCGCTGGCTTTGGGGGCGGGGGAAGCGGGTCGCGAGATTGAAGGCCCCATGGCGATGGTCATCTTGGGCGGTCTGGCCACATCAACACTGCTCAACCTCCTCGTGCTCCCCACGCTGGCGTTGCACTTTGCCAAATTCAATCAGGCGGAATAA
- a CDS encoding ABC transporter ATP-binding protein, with product MSIQLKNISKRFGDVAAVSQINFEVEDGELMALLGPSGGGKTTVLRMIAGLETPTEGDIFVHGQKVNDVPVQQRNIGFVFQNYALFKSMSVFDNIAFGLKIKNWKREDREARVQELLELFGLQGLEKRHPHQLSGGQRQRVAIARALASKPDVLLLDEPFGAVDAKIRQELREWLVRLHHDLNVTTIFVTHDQEEAMEVSKRIAIFSRGHLEQIGTPREVYERPVNEFVARFIGVMNMLETEVKNGVARYGELEFPAHGLGEGQKMRIGFRPYAVQISGDLTQYRYHAILRHTFFLGVALRLELEMPSGLTVRARVSKEDYSVHGLSEGSEVSFQIKQYRVLAQEGAELPPETSVAHELPPNFADGI from the coding sequence ATGAGCATCCAACTTAAAAACATCAGCAAACGCTTTGGCGACGTCGCCGCCGTCAGCCAGATCAATTTTGAAGTCGAAGACGGCGAACTCATGGCGCTGCTCGGCCCCAGCGGCGGCGGCAAGACCACCGTTCTGCGCATGATCGCCGGTTTGGAAACGCCCACCGAAGGCGACATCTTCGTCCATGGCCAAAAGGTCAACGATGTGCCCGTGCAACAACGCAACATCGGGTTCGTGTTCCAGAACTACGCCCTCTTCAAGAGCATGTCCGTCTTCGATAACATCGCCTTCGGCCTGAAAATCAAAAACTGGAAGCGCGAAGATCGCGAAGCGCGTGTCCAGGAACTGCTCGAACTTTTCGGCCTCCAAGGCTTGGAAAAGCGGCATCCGCACCAGCTCTCCGGCGGGCAGCGCCAGCGCGTGGCCATCGCCCGCGCCCTCGCCTCCAAGCCGGACGTCCTGCTGCTCGACGAACCGTTCGGCGCGGTGGACGCCAAAATCCGGCAGGAACTCCGCGAATGGTTGGTCCGCCTGCACCACGATCTGAACGTCACCACCATCTTCGTCACGCACGATCAGGAGGAGGCCATGGAAGTCTCCAAGCGCATCGCCATTTTCTCCCGTGGCCACCTTGAACAAATCGGCACCCCCCGCGAAGTCTATGAGCGGCCGGTCAACGAATTCGTCGCCCGCTTCATCGGCGTCATGAACATGCTCGAAACCGAGGTAAAGAATGGCGTGGCGCGCTACGGCGAACTGGAATTCCCGGCGCACGGCCTGGGCGAAGGCCAGAAAATGCGCATCGGCTTCCGCCCCTACGCGGTGCAGATTTCCGGCGACCTCACCCAATACCGTTACCACGCCATCCTGCGGCACACCTTCTTTCTGGGCGTCGCCTTGCGGTTGGAATTGGAAATGCCGTCCGGCCTGACCGTGCGGGCGCGTGTGTCCAAGGAAGACTATTCGGTCCATGGCCTCTCCGAAGGCAGCGAAGTCTCGTTCCAGATTAAGCAGTACCGGGTGCTGGCCCAAGAGGGTGCCGAACTGCCGCCGGAAACCTCGGTGGCCCACGAACTGCCGCCCAACTTCGCAGACGGAATCTAA
- the cysW gene encoding sulfate ABC transporter permease subunit CysW: MAGTIKRNWAKERRQSQRGSEEHPVVKWTLIVIALAFALVFLLLPLLNVFVQAFAKGWAYYLKSLTHPDSWSAIKLTLLVSVISVPLNVVFGVAAAWAITKFEFRWKSFLITLIDLPFSVSPVVAGLMFVVLFGTQGFLGPWLGRHDLQIIFAVPGIVLATVFITFPFVARELIPLMQSQGTEQEQAALTLGASGWQTFWHVTLPSIKWGLLFGIILCNARAMGEFGAVSVVSGHITGQTDTMPLRVEKLYNEYNAAAAFAVASLLAMLALVTLLLKTYLEWRTHRELELAQTVETPPLENEPHY; this comes from the coding sequence ATGGCTGGCACCATCAAACGCAACTGGGCGAAGGAACGCCGCCAATCGCAGCGCGGCTCGGAAGAGCATCCCGTGGTCAAATGGACGCTGATCGTGATCGCCCTGGCGTTCGCGCTGGTGTTCCTGCTGCTGCCGCTGCTGAACGTCTTTGTGCAGGCGTTCGCCAAAGGCTGGGCATACTATCTGAAATCCCTGACGCACCCTGACTCCTGGTCCGCCATCAAACTCACCCTGCTGGTATCCGTGATTTCCGTGCCGCTGAACGTGGTCTTTGGCGTCGCTGCCGCCTGGGCGATCACCAAGTTCGAGTTCCGGTGGAAATCATTTCTCATCACGCTGATTGATCTGCCGTTTTCCGTCTCCCCGGTGGTGGCGGGGTTGATGTTCGTGGTGCTGTTCGGCACCCAGGGATTCCTCGGCCCCTGGCTGGGCCGGCACGACCTTCAAATCATCTTCGCCGTGCCGGGCATTGTACTGGCCACGGTGTTCATTACCTTCCCCTTTGTCGCCCGCGAACTGATCCCGCTCATGCAATCGCAAGGCACCGAGCAGGAGCAGGCGGCGCTGACGCTGGGTGCGAGCGGCTGGCAAACCTTCTGGCACGTCACCCTGCCCTCTATCAAGTGGGGCCTGCTCTTCGGCATCATCCTGTGCAACGCGCGGGCCATGGGCGAATTCGGCGCGGTCTCGGTGGTCTCGGGCCACATCACCGGGCAGACGGATACCATGCCGCTGCGCGTGGAGAAACTGTACAACGAATACAACGCCGCCGCCGCCTTTGCGGTCGCCAGCCTGCTAGCCATGCTGGCGCTCGTCACCCTCCTGCTCAAGACCTACCTGGAATGGCGGACCCACCGCGAACTGGAACTGGCGCAAACGGTGGAAACCCCGCCCCTCGAAAACGAACCGCACTACTGA
- the cysT gene encoding sulfate ABC transporter permease subunit CysT: MPNRPKRLLPGFGLTMGFSLCYLSILVLIPIGAMFLRVAEMSWADFWRLATTERALAAYKLTFGASFAAALANAIFGTLLAWVLVRYDFPGRRFLDALIDFPFALPTAVAGLTLANLFAANGWLGHFLTPLGIQGAYSRLGVVIALTFVGMPFVVRTLQPVIESMDRDVEEAAAILGAGRFRTFCSVIAPTLWPPILTGFSLAFARAIGEYGSIVFISGNLPFKTEIAPYLIVMRLEEYDYHGAITLAVVLLAISFVLLALVNWLEQWASRFQH, encoded by the coding sequence ATGCCTAATCGCCCAAAACGATTGTTGCCCGGCTTCGGCCTGACGATGGGCTTTTCTCTGTGTTATCTGAGCATCCTCGTGCTGATCCCCATTGGCGCGATGTTCTTGCGGGTCGCTGAAATGTCATGGGCGGACTTCTGGCGATTAGCCACCACCGAGCGCGCCTTGGCCGCCTACAAGCTCACCTTTGGCGCGTCGTTTGCCGCCGCGCTGGCCAACGCCATCTTCGGCACCCTGCTGGCCTGGGTGCTGGTGCGCTATGATTTTCCCGGTCGCCGATTTCTGGACGCGCTGATTGATTTTCCCTTTGCGCTACCCACGGCCGTGGCAGGCCTGACGCTGGCCAACCTGTTTGCGGCCAACGGCTGGCTCGGCCACTTCCTGACGCCCCTGGGCATCCAAGGAGCTTACAGCCGGCTGGGAGTGGTGATCGCCCTGACCTTCGTCGGCATGCCGTTTGTGGTCCGCACCCTGCAACCGGTCATCGAAAGCATGGATCGCGATGTGGAAGAAGCCGCCGCCATCCTCGGCGCGGGGCGCTTCCGCACTTTTTGCAGCGTCATCGCCCCCACGCTCTGGCCGCCGATCCTCACTGGGTTCTCCCTGGCCTTTGCACGGGCCATTGGCGAATACGGTTCCATCGTATTTATCTCCGGGAATCTGCCGTTTAAAACCGAGATTGCCCCCTACCTCATCGTGATGCGCCTGGAAGAGTACGATTACCATGGCGCAATTACGCTGGCGGTGGTGCTGCTGGCGATTTCCTTCGTGCTGCTGGCACTGGTCAACTGGCTCGAACAATGGGCGAGTCGCTTTCAACACTGA
- a CDS encoding sulfate ABC transporter substrate-binding protein, with amino-acid sequence MVLSNVAGAGEFTLLNASYDPTRELYRDINTVFIKQWETKTGDKLSIQQSHGGSGKQARAVIDGLKADVVTLALAYDIDMIAEKGRLLSADWQKRLPHNSTPYASTIVFLVRKGNPKNIKDWDDLARPGVSVITPNPKTSGGARWNYLAAWGYALKKNQGDQAKAKAFVTAIFRNVPILDSGARGATTSFTQRGIGDVLIAWENEAHLALKEMSGEKNELVVPSISILAEPPVAIVDEVVKHKGTEAVAKAYLNFLYSETGQEIIARHYYRPQFEPAASRAEKQLGKVQLFTIDELFGGWANAQKTHFSEGAAFDQMPRH; translated from the coding sequence ATGGTCCTGAGCAACGTTGCCGGGGCCGGAGAATTCACGCTGCTCAACGCCTCGTATGATCCCACGAGGGAGTTGTATCGGGACATCAACACGGTATTCATCAAACAGTGGGAGACCAAGACGGGTGATAAGCTTTCCATCCAACAATCCCATGGCGGGTCCGGCAAACAGGCCAGGGCGGTCATTGATGGGTTAAAGGCCGATGTGGTGACGCTGGCACTGGCCTATGACATTGATATGATTGCGGAAAAGGGTCGGCTTTTGAGTGCGGATTGGCAAAAGCGCTTACCGCATAACAGCACCCCGTACGCTTCGACCATCGTTTTCCTGGTGCGCAAAGGAAATCCTAAGAACATCAAGGATTGGGATGACTTGGCCCGGCCCGGCGTTTCAGTGATAACTCCCAACCCAAAGACTTCGGGCGGCGCGCGCTGGAATTACCTGGCGGCCTGGGGCTATGCTTTGAAGAAAAACCAAGGCGATCAGGCGAAAGCCAAAGCGTTTGTCACGGCCATTTTCCGCAATGTTCCGATCTTGGATTCCGGGGCGCGCGGCGCTACCACCTCCTTCACTCAACGAGGCATCGGTGATGTGCTGATTGCCTGGGAAAATGAGGCCCATCTGGCGCTCAAGGAAATGAGCGGCGAAAAGAATGAACTCGTGGTGCCTTCCATCAGCATTCTGGCCGAACCGCCGGTGGCCATCGTGGACGAGGTCGTGAAACACAAAGGCACCGAGGCCGTTGCCAAAGCGTATCTGAATTTCCTCTACAGCGAAACCGGGCAGGAGATCATTGCCCGACATTATTACCGTCCGCAGTTTGAGCCAGCGGCGTCACGCGCGGAAAAGCAATTGGGGAAAGTGCAACTATTCACGATTGATGAACTGTTTGGCGGTTGGGCAAATGCCCAAAAGACGCATTTCTCCGAAGGTGCCGCCTTCGACCAGATGCCGCGGCATTAG
- a CDS encoding Rrf2 family transcriptional regulator: MKLTLRSEYALRALAVLGMSYEQPVVPIETISSQQHIPKRFLEQILNDLKNAGIVESRRGTNGGYRLAKPPEQISLASVIRHLDGALAPVRCVSENFYQQCSCPDEARCGIRSIMKEVRDAIVKTMDNITVADLCARYRKLQGDLNNPTDYVI, encoded by the coding sequence ATGAAGTTAACGTTGCGCAGTGAATATGCTCTCCGTGCTCTGGCTGTCTTGGGGATGTCCTATGAGCAGCCGGTGGTCCCCATTGAAACAATTTCATCCCAGCAGCATATCCCTAAACGCTTCTTAGAGCAAATTCTTAACGATTTAAAAAATGCCGGCATCGTGGAAAGCCGACGCGGTACCAATGGCGGGTATCGCCTGGCCAAGCCGCCCGAGCAGATTTCCCTAGCCTCGGTGATTCGGCACTTGGATGGGGCGCTGGCGCCAGTCCGGTGCGTAAGCGAGAATTTTTATCAGCAATGCTCGTGCCCGGATGAGGCGCGATGCGGCATCCGCAGCATCATGAAAGAGGTGCGTGATGCCATTGTGAAAACCATGGATAACATCACGGTGGCAGACCTTTGCGCACGTTATCGCAAGCTCCAAGGTGATCTAAACAATCCGACGGATTACGTGATTTGA
- a CDS encoding ABC transporter permease — protein sequence MSENTNFNPTLVGSQLSESSWDTILRPRHGWFELQLGELWRYRDLTMMFFWRDFVAQYKQTILGPLWYFIQPLFTTLLFTVVFGKVAKLSTDSLPPVLFYMAGITGWNYFSECLNRTSGTFINNANIFGKVYFPRLAVPLSIVFSNLVKFGIQFLLFASFMAYYWVQGAAIHPNALVLLTPVLLLIMAALGLGTGIIVSALTVKYRDLQILVTFGVQLAMYATPVIYPLSIIAEKYRWIVLANPMAPVIETFRYAFLGAGTFNPIHLLISAVTTVIILFVGIVLFNHVERTFMDTV from the coding sequence ATGAGCGAGAATACTAATTTCAATCCCACGCTGGTGGGTTCCCAATTGAGTGAATCGAGCTGGGACACGATTCTGCGTCCCCGCCACGGCTGGTTTGAACTACAACTTGGGGAATTATGGCGCTATCGTGACTTGACGATGATGTTTTTCTGGCGCGATTTCGTCGCACAATATAAGCAGACCATCCTCGGACCGCTGTGGTATTTCATTCAACCACTGTTCACGACGCTGCTTTTTACCGTGGTGTTTGGAAAGGTGGCGAAACTTTCCACCGATAGTCTGCCACCGGTCTTGTTTTATATGGCTGGCATCACTGGGTGGAACTATTTTTCTGAATGCCTGAACCGCACTTCGGGAACTTTCATCAATAACGCCAATATTTTTGGGAAGGTGTATTTTCCGCGTTTAGCGGTTCCACTTTCGATCGTCTTCAGTAACCTCGTTAAGTTCGGGATCCAATTTCTGCTGTTTGCCAGTTTCATGGCATACTATTGGGTGCAGGGGGCGGCTATTCATCCCAATGCTTTGGTGCTCCTGACCCCGGTCTTGCTGCTGATCATGGCCGCGCTGGGGTTGGGTACTGGCATTATTGTTTCGGCGCTGACCGTAAAATATCGGGATTTGCAAATTCTGGTCACCTTTGGAGTGCAACTGGCCATGTATGCTACGCCGGTTATTTATCCACTCTCAATCATCGCAGAAAAGTATCGTTGGATCGTGCTGGCAAACCCCATGGCCCCGGTCATTGAAACATTTCGCTACGCGTTTTTAGGGGCGGGAACGTTTAATCCTATCCATCTACTGATCAGTGCGGTGACTACAGTCATCATTTTATTTGTGGGCATAGTGCTGTTCAACCACGTCGAGCGGACGTTCATGGATACAGTTTAG
- a CDS encoding ABC transporter ATP-binding protein, translating into MSDIAIQVDSLWKKYRLGVVGTGTLRHDLNRWWHRVRGKSDPYAAIEPADNANGTRAGGDVASGLQTDEIWALRDLSFEVKRGEVMGIIGRNGAGKSTLLKIFSRVTAPTRGEVRIKGRIASLLEVGTGFHPELTGRENIFLNGVILGMTKAEIRSKFDEIVDFAGVEKFIDTPVKRYSSGMCVRLAFAVAAHLDPEILLIDEVLAVGDHAFQQKCLGKMKQVSHDLGRTVLFVSHNMAALRALCTRSLLLTGGTKAFDGASAETIQRYLEGSSTGETIVTWNANEAPQADGFVMHCAYIRNGAGNIVNTVHHDEGFDICVEYELSKHLSGMRIGFMMQTNEGVVVCGSNDVNEAMDNVRQPNVYVSVCRFPPYVLNEGQYQIQLGAETPLGSMSILTPFCLSFQVQDLERHGHVKIKLPGIVRPRLAWKVETIPALTTGRREP; encoded by the coding sequence ATGAGTGATATTGCGATTCAGGTGGACAGTCTGTGGAAAAAATACCGACTCGGTGTAGTTGGAACCGGTACGTTGCGCCACGACTTGAACCGCTGGTGGCACCGGGTACGTGGAAAATCGGATCCGTATGCGGCAATCGAACCGGCTGACAACGCCAACGGGACAAGAGCGGGTGGTGATGTCGCCAGTGGTCTTCAAACCGATGAGATTTGGGCGCTGCGCGATCTTTCCTTTGAAGTCAAGCGCGGTGAAGTGATGGGAATCATTGGGCGCAATGGGGCGGGAAAAAGTACGCTGCTCAAAATATTTTCACGAGTTACGGCGCCGACCCGGGGAGAAGTACGCATTAAAGGCCGTATCGCGAGTCTGCTGGAGGTGGGAACGGGTTTTCATCCGGAACTGACTGGCCGAGAAAATATCTTTTTAAACGGTGTGATTTTGGGGATGACCAAGGCGGAAATCCGGAGCAAGTTCGATGAGATTGTGGATTTTGCCGGGGTGGAAAAGTTTATAGATACACCGGTGAAACGCTATTCCAGCGGAATGTGTGTGCGTCTGGCCTTTGCTGTGGCGGCGCATCTCGACCCCGAAATCCTTTTGATTGATGAAGTCTTGGCTGTGGGCGACCATGCGTTTCAGCAAAAGTGCCTTGGCAAAATGAAACAAGTCTCGCACGATCTTGGACGGACCGTGTTGTTTGTCAGCCATAACATGGCAGCCTTGCGAGCACTATGCACCCGGTCTTTGTTGCTGACGGGCGGCACGAAGGCTTTTGACGGAGCGTCGGCAGAGACAATTCAGAGGTATCTGGAAGGCAGTTCAACCGGGGAAACCATCGTGACTTGGAACGCGAATGAGGCGCCGCAAGCGGACGGTTTCGTCATGCATTGTGCTTACATTCGAAATGGTGCCGGGAACATTGTCAACACGGTCCACCATGATGAGGGTTTTGATATTTGCGTGGAATATGAATTGAGCAAGCACCTTAGCGGGATGCGCATTGGTTTCATGATGCAAACGAACGAAGGGGTGGTGGTGTGTGGGTCAAATGATGTGAACGAGGCAATGGACAATGTTCGCCAACCTAATGTCTATGTAAGTGTGTGCCGATTTCCGCCATACGTGTTGAATGAAGGGCAATATCAAATTCAACTTGGTGCCGAAACACCGTTAGGGAGTATGAGCATCTTAACGCCATTTTGTTTGAGTTTCCAGGTTCAGGATTTGGAACGGCATGGGCACGTTAAAATTAAATTACCGGGTATTGTGCGTCCAAGGTTGGCATGGAAAGTTGAGACCATCCCTGCTTTAACCACCGGTCGGCGTGAACCCTGA
- a CDS encoding FkbM family methyltransferase translates to MLHSINNLFWRVFLGWGAWRRRLIFQIKLHYAPELDIRVPLGQGLCCPPFNEDIGSCFSEIFLGREYDNLLEKMPMPQCWVDMGCHAGFFSLWLLWQRRRQNANGICAALLVDADRQHEAWLERLIRINGLDQQWTFQLGAIANEPGECEFVERGYMASSLKAIDGQIGTVARVKVLTAIEIARKFPGPYDLIKLDVEGAEYEFLSSYSDLTRQARYLLVEWHSWHRGGGGQRQIQTMADQQGFALVSEIQPARGVKQGQTGVILYKNLRF, encoded by the coding sequence ATGTTGCATAGCATAAATAATCTATTTTGGAGGGTTTTTCTGGGTTGGGGTGCTTGGCGCCGACGCCTGATATTTCAGATCAAACTGCATTATGCGCCGGAACTGGATATACGCGTACCATTAGGGCAAGGGCTTTGCTGTCCTCCTTTTAACGAAGATATTGGAAGTTGTTTTTCTGAAATTTTTCTAGGACGGGAATACGATAATTTGTTGGAGAAAATGCCCATGCCGCAATGCTGGGTGGACATGGGGTGTCATGCGGGATTTTTTTCCTTGTGGCTGCTCTGGCAGCGTCGTCGTCAAAATGCAAACGGCATCTGCGCGGCTTTATTGGTGGACGCTGACCGTCAGCATGAGGCATGGTTAGAGCGGTTGATCCGTATTAACGGATTGGACCAGCAATGGACTTTCCAACTTGGTGCCATCGCTAATGAGCCTGGTGAATGCGAATTCGTGGAACGTGGCTACATGGCTTCTTCGCTTAAGGCGATTGATGGGCAGATCGGTACGGTGGCAAGAGTAAAAGTACTGACGGCCATCGAGATTGCGCGGAAGTTTCCTGGACCGTATGATTTGATAAAACTGGATGTGGAGGGTGCTGAGTATGAGTTTCTGTCGAGCTATTCCGACTTGACTCGGCAGGCGCGGTACTTGCTGGTGGAATGGCATTCCTGGCATCGCGGGGGGGGGGGGCAACGTCAAATCCAGACCATGGCAGATCAGCAGGGCTTCGCGTTGGTATCTGAAATCCAACCGGCACGAGGTGTGAAACAGGGCCAAACAGGTGTCATTTTATATAAGAATTTGCGGTTTTAA